Below is a genomic region from Burkholderia pseudomultivorans.
CGCCGCCCTGCGTCTGCGCGGTGTTCAGCTGGTCGCTCAGGTACTGGCTGTACTGCCGCTGCACGGTGACGGTGTTGACGCCTTGCGGCATGTAGCCGCTGCTCGTGTACTGGCCGCTCGCCTCGGCATAGACGGGCCGCTCGACCGAATAGCCCGGCGTCGCGGCGTTGCTGATGTTCTGGCCGGTCGTCGTGAGGCCCCAGAGTGCGGCATTCAGGCCGCTGACGCCGAGGTTCATGAGTGTGTTGGACATGCGCGATCCTGATGAGCCGGCCGCGCTGCGGCCGCCGGGTTGCGTGACTCCCGGTATAACGGCCGCGGATCGGAAAAATTGAGGGAAAAATGCGCATACGACGCACCGACGCGCGTCGATGCGCATCGTGCGTCGAAACTGCGGGCGGCGGGCGCGCGCGACGGCGCGCCCACGGCGGCGTCAGGCCCGCGCGAGCGAGCGGCGCTTCATCTCGAGTTGCGTGATCAGCCGCTGCAGCGTGTTCTCCGCGCTGCCCGGCAGCGACAGGAAGCGAAAGCCGAGCTGGTAGCGCCGCGAGCCGTTGGGCATCTGCGTCGAGCGCTGCGACACGAGCTGCAGATCGAGCGACAGCTTGCCATGGCCGTTCAGCTCGAGCTCGGCACCGGGCAGCTGCGTGCCGACCTCCAGCGTCTCGACGCGCTCGTCGGCCGTGCGCAGCCCGACGCCGCCGAGCGACAGGTTGTGCACCTCGAACACGAAGCTTTCGCCGCTCGGCAGCGTGCCGCGGCACAGATACGGATCGACGACCGGCGCGTCGACGCGGAAATATTCGCGGCGCTGGATGCAGACCAGCACGTCGGGGAAATCGGCGACGAACGCGGGCAGCCCCTCGTAGCGCGTCTCGCGCGGCGTGCCGGTCGAGAATTCGACGCGCACGCCTTCCGGCGCGGCCGAGAACGTGCAGTGCGACGCGGCGAGGATGCCGGCGTTCTGCTCGGCCAGCGCGCCCCAGTCGAACGTGAACGTGCGCGCGCCGACATCGACCTCGAGCAGCCGCGTGACGAGCTGGCCGCCCGGATACTGGACGGTCAGGAAATCGCCGCGGTTCACGAGGTTGCGCAACTGCACGCCGATCTCCAGCGGATTGCGGCGGGCAAAGTCGGGGCCGGAATGGCCTGCATCCAGGCTCGGATCCGTCGACGTTTCGATATTCATGGCTAGCCGGTCTTTCTTGTCGTGGGCGCACGGGCAACCGGTGCGCGGTAAAACCGGGCCAGAAAGCGGGCCCGGTCACAGGTCTCTCACACTTAGCGGCAGTGCTGACCGAAAGTTTAGAACGATTTGCCGATTTTTTTCGCGCAAACGTTGAAACCGCGCGCGGCGGGCGGCCGGGCGCGGTCCGGAGGGTCGGGCGACGGGCAGCCGGCAGCCGGCCGCCGGCGGCCGGCCCGTCAGCCGATCTGCTGCATGATCGAGATCAGCTTCTTCGCGTAGTTCGGGTCGGTCGCATAGCCTGCCTTCTGCAGCCCGTGCGCGAAACCCTCGACGCTGCGGCTCGCGCTCAGCACGCCAGCATAGCGCGGATTGTTCTTCAGCAGGTTCGCGTAATCGGTCATCGCGTGCTCGTACGAATCGTACGCGCGGAACTTCGCGACGACGCGGCGCGGCGTGCCGTTCACGTATTCGGTCGTCAGCGCCGACACCGTGCGGCCGGTCCAGCCCTTGGTCGCCTTGATGCCGAATACGTTGTGGCTGGTCGAGCCGTCGGCCGCGCGGATCTCGCGCTTGCCCCAGCCCGATTCGAGCGCCGCCTGCCCGACGATGAAGCGCGCCGGGATGCCGGTCGCCGCGCTCGCCGCCTGCGCGGGGGCCGCCAGCCGGTCGACGAACGCGTCCGCGTCCGGCGAGCCGCTCGCGCCCTTCAGCGGCGGCGTCAGCGCGCTGCCGGCCGTATAGCCGCGCGCGCCCGCGAGGCCGCCGTTGTTCGACGCGGCATTCGCATAGGCCTTCGCCATCGCGTTCATCGCGGCGAGGCTGCCCTCGTTGCCGGACTCGCCGAAGCCGGCAGCGCCGAGCCCGGCCGCGCCGAGATCGGCCGCCGTGCCGCCGCCCGCGCCCTGCCCCGCATTGCGCATCAGCTGCTTCATCAGCGCGTCGGCGACGCCGATTCCGCGCGACGACATCTGCTGCGCGAGCTGCTGGTCGAGCATCGACGTGTACATCTTCGACGTATGCGAGTCGAACAGCCCGCCGTCGGGCGTCGCGTCGCGCATGCTCTTCAGCATCATCTGCGTGAACATCGCGTCGAACTGGCCCGCGACGAGCTTCGCGCCGCCCTGCGGCGACTGCTTCACCTGCGCGCGCAGCGCGTCGAAGCCCTGTACGTCGAGCGCGAAGCGCTGCGTGAGGTCGCCCGCGCCCGGAAGATTCGCCGAATTCGCCATTTAGATGATCTCCAGGTCCGCG
It encodes:
- the flgJ gene encoding flagellar assembly peptidoglycan hydrolase FlgJ, which codes for MANSANLPGAGDLTQRFALDVQGFDALRAQVKQSPQGGAKLVAGQFDAMFTQMMLKSMRDATPDGGLFDSHTSKMYTSMLDQQLAQQMSSRGIGVADALMKQLMRNAGQGAGGGTAADLGAAGLGAAGFGESGNEGSLAAMNAMAKAYANAASNNGGLAGARGYTAGSALTPPLKGASGSPDADAFVDRLAAPAQAASAATGIPARFIVGQAALESGWGKREIRAADGSTSHNVFGIKATKGWTGRTVSALTTEYVNGTPRRVVAKFRAYDSYEHAMTDYANLLKNNPRYAGVLSASRSVEGFAHGLQKAGYATDPNYAKKLISIMQQIG
- a CDS encoding flagellar brake protein, producing MNIETSTDPSLDAGHSGPDFARRNPLEIGVQLRNLVNRGDFLTVQYPGGQLVTRLLEVDVGARTFTFDWGALAEQNAGILAASHCTFSAAPEGVRVEFSTGTPRETRYEGLPAFVADFPDVLVCIQRREYFRVDAPVVDPYLCRGTLPSGESFVFEVHNLSLGGVGLRTADERVETLEVGTQLPGAELELNGHGKLSLDLQLVSQRSTQMPNGSRRYQLGFRFLSLPGSAENTLQRLITQLEMKRRSLARA